GTGGTTGTGGTCAGAGTTGTGGTGGCTGCAGTTGTGGTGGTTTGTGCTGGTATTGTTGTGGCTGCTGCAACTGTGGTGTTTGGAGCTGGAGTCGTGGTGGCTGTAGTTGAATTGGTTACAGCCGGAGTTATGGGGGCTGCAGTTGTGGTGGTTTGTGCTGGTATTGTTGTGGTTGCTGCAACTGTGGTGTTTGGAGCTGGAGTCGTGGTGGCTGTAGTTGAATTGGTTACAGCCAGAGTTGTGGGGGCTGCAGTTGTTGCTCCAACCCTTTGAATCTTTGTCACAGTGACTGTTTGGGCTGTTCTATTCAGGAGCTGTTCTCTAACAAACTAAATGGCGAATAAACACAGATATTTATATTATGTATGTGTCATCATTGATAATGTTAGCTGAAGAACTTTCACAAAACAGTTATTTTACACACTGTTTTACATACCTGTTTAATAAGTTCAATGATGGTTCCATTGCTGACCTCTCCAATGGAAGTCATCTTCATCTCCACATATGCCAGTGAGGCAAAGCCTgttggcatttaaaaaaaaaaaaaaaacattatgtgtGGACATAAAAGACtaattaaaaaatgtgtgacTTGTTAACTCAATGATAAATGGTACATCCTTGaacatatagtatagtataagtATTGCAGTTCCATTACTAATTTTACAGGAAGTTAGTAACGAACCGTGACTCTTAACCCTTGGCCCTCTGACCCGCCTTCCCTTGTCGGGAAAAAAAGCTAACTACAAGCCTAGCTTATTGTGTCCTCTCTTGTAGTAGCCTACTGCAAACAATATGTATAACAATGAAACGAGCAAACAGCGCCAAatcaccaaaacaaaaaaaaaatcgcatcatcacacaggctgtgtgtgtgcacaaccGGCTGGGGTGCATGACAGCGACCCCCTCCTACTACATTTCATGTGCCCACACATCATTAGCGCTCACACAGATAAGTGACCATGCACCAGCAACAGACACTTCAGAACCATGGACAGTAAACAGCGATCACAAACAAGCAAATATTAATAGATTAGTACAGCGACCAATTAAATACATACGTATGTTACAGTTTATTTGGGAAACAGTCATTATGCAGAATTACGGTAAATGTGCATGGCCTAATGTTGGTAACGTTAATTTTACAGATTGACGCTAATTTAATGATGACATTTTTCCCTAGTAAACATTACCATTTACAAAACTGGCAGCGGCGGCCAGTGATGATGATTACATTAGgctattaaaaacaaattgtgtaACCTTAATTACTGATGTCGAAATGCCTCATAAAAGCTTCGGATTTTCAATAAAACTTAACTTAAACTACAGGAAGTACCAGGACATGATCAGTGAAGGAAAAGAAATGGCTTTTAAAGCTAAATTATGTGAATCCCTGATCATctcttttttgttgttctgTGTATATGGGTCTTTGTGTGTTAGCTACTGCATTTTAACTATAGTTTGTTTGTACATATACAGAtgtatggtgtgtgtatgtgtatatatgctgtGGGCTGTCACTATCTTCCCTTGaatgcccaagacaaatttctcCTAAGGGAGACTAAAACGCTTATCATATATCGTATTGCTAGACCGCTACAGCGCTACCAAAAACTCTGTGTGGGCCTATGTATGGGATATGTACAGTCCACGTTCAAAGCCATGGTTTCATCTATGATGGAGGTAGGCCTAGTATCTATGATGAAAGTAGGATCTATAATGATTTCACCTGGGGTGGTTTCAAATGAAGGCAGGGGTGTTAGGATGATTGGAACCGGAGTCGGGGTTGCTGCAGTTGTGATGTTTAGAGCTGTGGTGTTTAGAGCTGGAGAAGGAGTTGCTGCGGTTATGGTGTTTAGAGCTGTGGTGTTTAGATCTGGAGAAGGAGTTGCTTCAGTTGTGATGTTTAGAGCTGTGATGTTTAGAGCTGGAGAATGAGTTGCTGCAGTTGTGATGTTTAGAGCTGTGATGTTTAGAGCTGGAGAATGAGTTGCTGCAGTTGTGATGTTTAGATCTGTGGTGTTTAGAGCTGGAGAATGAGTTGCTGCAGTTGTGGTGTTTAGATCTGGAGAATGAGTTGCTGCAGTTGTGGGGTTTAGAGCTGTGGTGTTTAGAGCTGGAGAAGGAGTTGCTTCAGTTGTGGGGTTTAGAGCTGTGATGTTTAGAGCTGGAGGAGTAGTTGCTGCAGTTGTGGGGTTTAGAGCTGTGATGTTTATCTGAGATTGCTGCGTGGGGTTTAGACTGTGTTTAGATCTGGAGTAGTTGCTGCAGTTGTGGGGTTTAGAGCTGTGGTGTTTAGAGCTGGAGAAGGAGTTGCTTCAGTTGTGGGGTTTAGAGCTGTGATGTTTAGAGCTGGAGGAGTAGTTGCTGCAGTTGTGGGGTTTAGAGCTGTGATGTTTAGATCTGGAGGAGTAGTTGCTGCAGTTGTGGGGTTTAGAGCTGTGGTGTTTAGATCTGGAGAAGGAGTTGCTTCAGTTGTGGGGTTTAGAGCTGTGATGTTTAGAGCTGGAGGAGTAGTTGCTGCAGTTGTGGGGTTTAGAGCTGTGATGTTTAGATCTGGAGGAGTAGTTGCTGCAGTTGTGGGGTTTAGAGCTGTGGTGTTTAGATCTGGAGAAGGAGTTGCTTCAGTTGTGGGGTTTAGAGCTGTGATGTTTAGAGCTGGAGGAGTAGTTGCTGCAGTTGTGGGGTTTAGAGCTGTGGTGTTTAGATCTGGAGAAGGAGTTGCTTCAGTTGTGGGGTTTAGAGCTGTGATGTTTAGAGCTGGAGGAGTAGTTGCTGCAGTTGTGGGGTTTAGATCTGTGGTGTTTAGATCTGGAGAAGGAGTTGCTGCAGTTGTGTCGTTTAGAGATGGAGTCGTGGTAGCTGCAGGTGAAGTGGTTACAGCCAGAGTTGAAGTGGTGACAGCCATACATATAACATAACACAACATTACTGTAAATTGCACTGCAATTTTTACGTGTATTGTAAGAGGGGATACGGTGTGATAAGGATGAGAACTTGTGGCCAAATGCAGAAGACAGGGTTGACTAGCACTGTTGTATTTCTATATCTGTGCTATCCTACTGTATACACGTAAATAGCCTATGTATagctttgtattttattataaaactcaggagcagcacaactcatttcacatatgTGAAGAAGAGAGACCTTGATGAGTTACACAATAGCATTTAGGCTAATGAGCACTCAATTATTACTCTTATCATACAACTGGTACTTCTCACTTGAGTTGAAGTTGGCTGCTTCTTTGCCTGGAAAGGTTATGAGGTTGtgttggacactgacctgaatgacACCTGGGTACCACTATCTCAGCTTAAAGAGCATGAGTTCAtaagctggaaattccaccataATAACGTAAGTATAAATGGCAAAATATATAGCCTGTTAAAGCATATTGCAGCATTTCTGATTCATTTATGTGACATATGCTGTGTTATGTAAAAACTCAGCAACAGCAATCTGGATACATGAACAAGGTTCGGGGGACTTAGAtgacttacacagaagcatttaatgaaatctCGATCCAGGAGAATAAGACACAGTTTAACCACAGTGCCATCTCAACTCTGCGTGTTGTTCCAAGAGGCATATAAATCCTGCTAAGCTAAGTTTGggttatcagtccctccaggattttgcggcctttttttaagattgttgcggcccaaaatggctgatttcgcgggagcttttgtaaaacattgcgataaaagttgcgatgtcttttgtatgtttgttgcaatgaagttgcgggagacagtgaaaattgcaaaaaaagttgcgatttttttttttttgtatagttctaaaaattaaaag
This sequence is a window from Sander lucioperca isolate FBNREF2018 chromosome 11, SLUC_FBN_1.2, whole genome shotgun sequence. Protein-coding genes within it:
- the LOC116038163 gene encoding mucin-2-like isoform X1; this encodes MERKILCLIFFWGYLHASSGQAVTTSTLAVTTSPAATTTPSLNDTTAATPSPALNPTTEATPSPALNTTTEATPSPALNTTALNPTTAATHSPDLNTTTAATHSPALNTTTEATPSPDLNTTALNTITAATPSPALNTTALNITTAATPTPVPIILTPLPSFETTPGFASLAYVEMKMTSIGEVSNGTIIELIKQFVREQLLNRTAQTVTVTKIQRVGATTAAPTTLAVTNSTTATTTPAPNTTVAATTTIPAQTTTTAAPITPAVTNSTTATTTPAPNTTVAAATTIPAQTTTTAATTTLTTTTTTAVTTTT
- the LOC116038163 gene encoding integumentary mucin C.1-like isoform X2, whose amino-acid sequence is MERKILCLIFFWGYLHASSGQATTTPSLNDTTAATPSPALNPTTEATPSPALNPTTEATPSPALNTTTEATPSPALNTTALNPTTAATHSPDLNTTTAATHSPALNTTTEATPSPDLNTTALNTITAATPSPALNTTALNITTAATPTPVPIILTPLPSFETTPGFASLAYVEMKMTSIGEVSNGTIIELIKQFVREQLLNRTAQTVTVTKIQRVGATTAAPTTLAVTNSTTATTTPAPNTTVAATTTIPAQTTTTAAPITPAVTNSTTATTTPAPNTTVAAATTIPAQTTTTAATTTLTTTTTTAVTTTT
- the LOC116038163 gene encoding integumentary mucin C.1-like isoform X3, with translation MERKILCLIFFWGYLHASSGQAVTTSTLAVTTSPAATTTPSLNDTTAATPSPALNPTTEATPSPALNTTTEATPSPALNTTALNPTTAATHSPDLNTTTAATHSPALNTTTAATPTPVPIILTPLPSFETTPGFASLAYVEMKMTSIGEVSNGTIIELIKQFVREQLLNRTAQTVTVTKIQRVGATTAAPTTLAVTNSTTATTTPAPNTTVAATTTIPAQTTTTAAPITPAVTNSTTATTTPAPNTTVAAATTIPAQTTTTAATTTLTTTTTTAVTTTT
- the LOC116038163 gene encoding integumentary mucin C.1-like isoform X4, whose product is MERKILCLIFFWGYLHASSGQGFASLAYVEMKMTSIGEVSNGTIIELIKQFVREQLLNRTAQTVTVTKIQRVGATTAAPTTLAVTNSTTATTTPAPNTTVAATTTIPAQTTTTAAPITPAVTNSTTATTTPAPNTTVAAATTIPAQTTTTAATTTLTTTTTTAVTTTT